The segment GTAAGATCGCCAAGTTCTACTCTACTTCCTAGGGAAGTTTCTTCTCCTAATTTTTTATCTGCTAACAATTTAGCATACTTTTCATTTACTGTTGGAATGTTTTTTTCATCGATATAATTTATCTCTTTAGAAAACTCCTTATATTTAGGACTAGGCAATAAATTCTTATAGCCGCTTGCTCTAAATATAGGTAACCCTGCAACAAATAGTACAAATATAATGACAATACTTCCACCTGCTACATTTATAAATAAATTTGACACTAATTTTTTTCTTTAACCGACCTTTGGTATATGAAATATGCTATTCCAAAAACTAAGTTGATTACTAATATTATTAGATATATAGATATTCTGTTGTAATTTACTACGGGTAAAATAAAATAAAATGATATTAAAAACAAAACTAAATAACTACCATAAAACATTACTTTTTTTAACACCTTAATTCCCCCTACTCATAAATTTATTATATTAATATAATAACAAATTTTAAACAGTTAATAAAGATTTAATAACGCTCTTTTAAGGTTATTTATAACCATTTAATATGTTTTTTATCATTATTTTAAGGTTTTTTAAATATTATTTATGTTTTTGACTAAGTTTTGTATCTTATACGAAAAGAGCTGGATTTTATAATATAATACCTTGTAATTTGAAGGAAAATATTCTTCTATCCAACCCTTTTAAAACGTATTCTTTTTTAATTTTAAATATGACCTAATAATTTAACCAGCTACTATAATCCAAAGCTAATTCCTGAAATTCACTAAAAAATCTACTACCGTGATAACCATCACAAACAGCATGATGAACTTGAAGAGAAATTGGAAGCATAATTTTATCACCTTGTTCGAAATACTTTCCAAAAGTAATTATAGGTAAAAGATACCTTCCCTCTTCGTAAATATTTAAATTAAATCCTGTAAAACTTGTCCATGGTATTGATGATACAGGAAATGTGTTACCCTCTTCATTTTCTTTTGCAATATATTTTTGAATGTCACCAAAATTTTCAATATCATTTAAGTAGTTCCTGTAAAATATTTTAAAATCAGAAGAGTATTCTGTCCAAATGTTGCTAAAGGTTTCCGTTTCTTTATGAAAAACTGTATAGCATGGATTTATACTTTCCCAATAACCTAATCTTCCCTCTTTATTAAAATCTGTACGGAATTCTTCATGACTATTTACAATTTTTGAAGCCATATAAATAAGAACAGGATAGACTTTTATTTTATTTTCCTTTACTTCTTTAATAAGATTTGTAATATCGATGTTTGCAGTCATGCTATAAGAACATCTTACAATATTCATGAATTGACGAAAATAAGGATCTCTTTTCCAGTTATCCTTATCTATTAAATTAAACTTCATGAAAACAACTCCTTTAATATAGATAGATTAATATATATTTATACTTTGCTTTAAGAACACCTAAACTTTTATTTATGGTAATCTATGCAAAGTATTTTTTACTTAGAATGTTTTTTTACAAATTTTTTTACGGCCTCAAAGCTTTCCTTGCTTATTACATGCTCTATTTTACAAGCATCTTGTATTGAAATTTCCTCTGGAACCCCAATTTGCATAAGCCAAGTAGAAATAAACCTATGTCTCTCATAAATAGTTTTCGCAATTAATTTTCCTGATTCAGTTAACTGTATAAAACCATCTTTTGTAACAACTATGTGTTCTTTTTCCCTTAAATTTTTCATAGCCACACTAACGCTTGATTTTTTAAAATTAAGCTCCTCTACAATGTCAATAGATCGAACATGTGGGAGTTTATTGCTTAGAATTAGTATGGTTTCTAAATAATTTTCAGCAGACTCATTAATTTTCATATACTAAATGCACCTCCCAAATTTTATTATAGTATAACATAAAAACATTTGTTAAAAAACCAGTATTCATCTTTCCCTTAATTTAAATTTATCTGTAAAATTCTCTCTAGTTTAATTAATGGTATTTACAAATTATATATTATATTATTGACGATAATCCTAAATTATAATATAATCAACTCATGAGTTAGTTATAACTAACCAGCCAACTTATTTTAATTTTTTATTAAAAAACAATCTTGTTTGTTTTGGTATATTATGCTAATATTTTTCTTAACATAACTAATAAAAGTACTGAGACAAAAGTTAATAATAGAAATTGTTTGTCTTTTAAAAGTAAATAATAATAGATAATTAGTATAAAAGTAGGTGACTAAAATGACACTAGAAATTTTAAAAGGACTTTTAATACCCTTTTTAGGTACTTCTCTTGGAGCTGCTTGTGTGTTCTTTATGAAAGGAAAGTTAAATAGTATTATTCAAAAAGCTTTAATGGGTTTTGCCGCAGGAGTTATGGTAGCTGCATCTATTTGGAGTTTACTTATTCCCGCACTAAACCAATCAGAGCATTTAGGAAAATTATCCTTTTTGCCCGCAGCACTGGGTTTTTGGATAGGAATTTTATTTTTATTACTTCTTGATCACATTATTCCTCACTTACATTCAAATAGCAAAACTGTTGAAGGACCAAAAAGCAAACTTAAAAATACTACTATGTTAGTTTTAGCAGTAACTTTACACAATATACCTGAAGGAATGGCTGTAGGAGTTGTCTATGCTGGATGGGTTTCTGGTAATTCTCAAATTACCCTAATGGGAGCTTTAGTTCTTTCTATTGGAATTGCAATACAAAACTTCCCTGAAGGAGCTATTATATCAATGCCTCTTCATGCAGAAGGAAATTCAAAATCAAAATCCTTTACTCTTGGAATGCTTTCTGGAATTGTAGAACCAATTGCAGCTTTCATAACTATTTTAGCTACTAGTTTTATTACCCCAGCTCTACCATATCTTTTAAGCTTTGCAGCTGGCGCAATGATGTATGTGGTTATTGAAGAGTTAATTCCAGAATTATCTGTAGGAAAACATTCAAATATTGGAACTATAATGTTTGCCTTTGGCTTTACTATTATGATGATATTAGATGTAGCTTTAGGATAAATCCTAAAGCTACTATATTTTTATAAACACTTATTTATACGCTTTGCCCAAAACCTGTTTTCCCTGTAATTTTTAATAACAATGCATTGCTACTAGGTTTTCCAGTGATAACTTTAGTAAAGGGAATATAAGTAATTAATTTCATTAAAAAAGGCGCTGCTATACTTGTACCTAGCCAAAGTGTCAGACCATAAAGTAAAATATTCTCATGAGACCATTGCATTATTTTCATTAATTTACCTAAAACCCAAATATGTGCTAAATAGCTTGAAAATGAATATCTACTTATAAAATTAAAAAAGTTACAAGTTCCAGTCTTATTTGTAAATTTCACTGAAACAATATACAACGCTAAAAATGAAAAAACACAATATGCTAAATACAAACATCTATTGAATTTAATTACTTTCACCTGATTTAAATAAGAATAAGATAGTAAAAATATATATCCAATAAATATAAGTGCTTTATATTTAAGTATGATTTTTTTAAACTTATCATAACTAAAAGATATATATATTCCTATTATAAAATATAAATACCAAAATAAAGGACTAATATTTATAAATTTTTTTCATACTTTGTTGGATTACTATATATTAAATTTATTATGTAATGACATATTTCATTTTGATATTTATTTAAGTAATAATAAGAAATAACTAAAAGTATAAATATTGCAATTTTAACAAAAGTATTTGACTTGTACACTTTTTTTGACAAATATAAAATTATTGGAAAATAAATTAATAGCCTTATAATCATACCCATATACCATAAATGAAAACGGGCACCCCCTGATAATAAAATCATTATTATATGACTCATGTCTCCACTAAGGAATAAATATATAAGTGACCAGGTTATATATGGAATTATTATAGAACTTATTCTTTTTTTATAATACTTAGCTACATTAAATTTTTCTGAGTAATTGTAAAAAAGCACAATGCCACTAATACATACAAAAATAGATACTGCTGGCTTTGCCATAACATAAAGTAAAGAAAAAATTCCATAGTTTAAATTTGTAATATTTTTGTTCTATAAAATCCCCCCATAGTATGCTGTTCCACTACCAAAATAAAAGCTATGGCTCTTAATATATTTAACTCCTTTAATGACTTATTTTTATGCATAGTAAATCTCCCTTATAAAACTATATAATGTAAAATTTTTGTTATAAATTAAATATATGGTTTTATTTAAATTTATTTGCATTTAATTTGCAACCATTAAAGATTATAGCATATTGTCACACTGTTGTGTATTACTACTATTTTTATACAATATACTTGAACGCAAAAGATATATATTAATCACAAGAAAATATAAGGAGGTTATGTTATGAAAGTTGCTTTTTTAATAATTGATATGCAAAATGGATGTAGAGATTTGTTTTGTAAGTGTAAAAGAGAATTTGATGAGGCTGTGGATTATATAAATGAGGCTTCAGAATTATTTAGGTCAAAGGGGTTACCTGTAATAAGGATACTAGATAAAGAAGTAGGCGATGATATTTGCTCTAAGGATTTTCAATTTGTTGATTCTATTGATGTAGATGATAAAGATATTATTGTCTATAAAGAATACACCAATGCATTTTTTAAAACAGATCTTAATGAAATACTTAAAAAGCTTGGAGTTGATTTTGTAGTTATAAGCGGATTTGCAGCAGAATACTGTGTATTATTTTCTTACAACGGAGCAATAGAAAATGGTTACGGTGTATCACTTTTACAAAATGGAATTGCAGGTATTTCCTATGATGAGGTTAAGAAAATGCAGCTTATAAGACCAGTAATAAGCCTTGAAGCATTGGAATATTTCTTAAACTAATAATTTTTATAAATAAAACAAAGTACATAGTACAGAGATTGTAGAAATAAAATCAACATTATGATTTATCTGTAATATGTACTTGTTCTTTGATTTTCATGTTTTAATAATATCAAATTACTTTTTTCTAAAAATATCTAAACTGTGATGCGTTATTCCAAGCAGATCAGTACGTTCACATATAGAAAAATGATATTTTAAGTAAGTTTCAAACATTTTTTCATCCATTTCATCAATTGTATTACGCATATGATTTGTAAATAAGTCAGTTGCAACAAAATGAAGCCGTCCAATGTTATATGTTTCCATTAATTCATCGATTTCCTCTTTCCTGTATATTTCAAACAGTTCAGATGGATTTGACAGACATTTAAATGTATCTCCATCAACAATACCCTTTTGAATGCCATCAAGTATATTACCTTTCTGGAAACCCCAGTTTACAATTGTTGCCTCGTTCATACAATACGAAACGAACACAACTCCGCCCTTTTTTGTAACTCTGATAGCTTCACTGATGGCTTGTTTTTTATCATTTTCATTGAACAAATGGTATAATGGCCCAAGAACTAATGTAATATCAAAAGTTCCATCCTCATAACATGACAAGTCTATCGCATTGCCTTGTCTGACAGCTATATTACAACTTTCTGTAATTTTGCTTTTAAAAATATCAATATTATGTTGTATAAGTTCAACTGCATCAACTTGAAATCCTTTTTCTGCAATTGTAAGTGAATATCTGCCTGTCCCTGCACCTACTTCTAAAACACGCATTCCTTTTTCAAATACTTGTTTATATACCTCATGGTAGTAAAAAATTCCACCTGACCATGTTTTGATGTAAGACGCCCATCTTCATCATAATTATTATAATACTCAGTCAAAAATTTAAGTTCATCCATAACTTTTCTCAGCCCCTTTTACTTCGCAATAATTTACAATTACAAACTAATTATTATACTTATGTTTATAATAGAGGTATCTAAGGGTATACCATTGATTTTTACATATTCTTTGTCAATTATATCTTCATTAATAAGCCCTTCATCCAAATTTAATTTTCTTGCTATTTTCTTATTGAAGGTATAATAACTTTCTTTATTTTCTGGCCCTCCATGAATAATACCCCTATAGTTTTTTTCTATCATCTCGAAAATTAAATCAGTTAAGTCGTCAACATGTACAAAGGTTTTATATAAATTACTGCTCCTACATATTATCTGGTTCTGCGATAATGAATTTATCAAATTATCTATTCTTTTATCCCAATTTCCATGAACATCTTGCCCATATAATGGGCCAGTTCTTACAATACTTTTCTTTACCATATTCTATGTCTAAAATACAATAATTAATAAAACTCTTATACCCAATAATATCATTAATATAAACTTTTTCTCTAAATTAGTTAGTAAACTTTTGTGGCTGTTTTAGGCAATTTTCTTATATGCTTTATAAAGGCAAAACTTCTTTTGCTTCATTATGATTATATTCATATTCAAATATTTTACCTACTTTAATTGCAATTTCTTCAAACAATTCACATGTTGTAATCAATGCATTCCAAGCCGAGTTATAATCACTCATATTAAAAGTATTCATTAATCTTGTCCATACCTCTAAATCTAAATATTCTTTTAAATGTTTGTTTGATTTTCCCATACTCACCTTAAATTCTGTTTGTGCACCAGCATACCAAGAAAGCATAGTTAATAATTCTTGTCGCACATAACTATTCATTACTTCTATGGTATAAAGAATTTCCTGTCGCCACAGTCCTTTTGCACAATATGGAGCTACCCACCAAAAATTATTGCACCTACTAAAATATTGTCCATATGTAGGTTTTTTAACCCAATAATCTTCATCAGATGGCTCTGAAATTTGTGGTAAACAGTTATCTTTATCAAGCAAAGGAACAGTCAACTTATCCTTTCCATATTCTTTTTTTAATACTTCCATGGTCTCAATATGCAAGTCAATTCTATTTCCATCTGTAAACTGCATTAAATAAGTATAACCATTTTTAAAATCAACATCTCTTCCTTGCATTCTGTCCAATTCATCAGGAAATTGAAAAATAATAGGTTCACCAAATACATTTATCCATTCTCTATATTCAATAAATGATTTTGTTTCAGTAACCACATAAACAATGTCATAATCTTGAAAAATATCCTTTTTTACATTAGAATTTGCCCTAGAACCATTCATATATACAGCTCTAACTCTACTATCTCTATTGGCAACTCCTAATATTAAATCAAACATTTCATTTTCAGTTCTCATAATAGTGCACCTCTGTAAAATTAAATTAATTGCTTGTTTATAATCCTTAGAATCTTCAGTTTAATTATATCATAAATGGTTTTTATTGGTATATTTATAATGAATTTATAATATTAAAAAAGAAAACCAAGATTTTACTCTCGGCTTTCTCACTTTTGATCAAATTTTTTCTAAATAACACGACTTTTTTTGAACGGTGCAACTTTTTTCAAAAACTACACTACATCTTCCTTATATGTCAAACATTACTCTACAGTAACTGATTTTGCAAGGTTTCTTGGCTTATCTACATCACAGCCCTTTGCTATAGATGTGTAGTATGAAAGAAGCTGCAATGGAATAACTGATAAAACTGGAGCTAAAAGCTCTATAGTTCTTGGTATATAAATAGCTGAATCTACAGTCTTTTCTATCTCCTTATGTCCTTCCATAGCAAATGCCATTACTTTAGCACCTCTTGTCTTAACTTCTTTTATATTACTAACCATTTTTTCAAATAAGTTTTCTTGAGTTGCTAAGGCTATAACTGCTGTTCCTTTTTCTATAAGTGCTATAGGACCATGCTTAAGCTCTCCTGCTGGATAAGCTTCTGAATGTATATAAGATATTTCTTTTAACTTCAAAGAGCCTTCCATAGCTACTGCATAATCAAGACCTCTTCCAAGGAAAAACATATCTCTATTAGTGTAATTATCCTCAGCAAAAGTTTTAACTTTGTCATTGTTTTCTAAAAGTTCTTTTGCTTTTTCTGGTAGAAGAAGCATTTCATCCTTTATAGCTTCTAACTCTTCTTTTGATAAAGTGTTTTTATTTTCTGCAAAGAATAGTGCTATTATATACATTGCTATTAACTGAGTTACATAAGCTTTAGTAGAAGCTACTGCAATTTCAGGTCCTGCCCAGGTATATAAAACATCATCTGCTTCTCTTGATACAGTACTACCAACTACGTTAGTAACTGCTATAACTCTTGCATTTTGCTTCTTAGCTTCTCTTAAAACAGCTAAAGTATCTGCAGTTTCACCAGATTGGCTTACAACTATCATTAAAGTTCTCTCATTCATAATTGGGTCTCTATATCTAAATTCTGAAGCAACATCTACTTCAACTGGTATTCTAGCGAGTCTTTCTATAGCATATTTTCCTACTACTCCTGCATGATATGCAGTTCCACAGGCAACAATATATATTTTATCTATATTGTTTATCTGATCTTTAGTTATAGTTATATCATCAAGTTTTATACTGTGATTTTTCATTATTCTAGAAGTCATAGTATCCTTTATAGCTTTTGGCTGTTCGTGGATTTCCTTTAACATAAAATGAGCGTAACCACCTTTTTCAGCTGCATCTGCATTCCATGTTACATGATATATTTCTTTTTCTACTTTTTCTTTATTAGAATTTAAAATAGTAACTCCATTTTTGTCCATTACTACAAATTCTTTATCTTCAAGAAGGTAAACCTCTCTTGTATGATTTAAAATTGCTGGTATATCAGATGCTATAAAGTATTCACCCTTACCAACACCAACTATTAAAGGACTGTCTTTTCTTACAGCTATTAATTTATCAGGTTCTTCTGAAGATACTACTCCTAAAGCATAACTTCCTTCTAATTTTTCTACAGTTTTCATAACTGCTTCTAGTAAATCACCGTTGTAATAGAAATCTATAAGGTTTGGAATAACTTCTGTATCTGTTTCTGACTTAAAAGTATATCCCTTCTCCATTAACCACTCTCTTAATTTAATATAATTTTCTATAATGCCATTATGAACTACACTTATAGTTCCTTTAGCATTTGAATGAGGGTGAGAGTTTAAATCAGATGGTTCTCCATGAGTTGCCCATCTAGTATGTCCTATACCTATAAAACCGTGAATTGGATTTTCATCTAATTTATTTTCTAGATTTGCAAGTCTTCCCTTGCATTTATCTACAACTATTTTTCCATCATCGTTTAAAACAGCTACTCCAGCTGAGTCATAACCTCTATACTCTAATTTGCTTAGTCCCTCAACTAAAATTGATGTAGCCTGTTCTTTACCAAAATATCCTACTATTCCACACATTGTTATAATCCGCCTTCCATATTGCATATTTGAACAAAATAAGGCCGTAACACTACTATTAAATTTGTCCCAAAAATCACTTTCTGGATTTATTAATAGCTCTCGATAGTGTGTATATCGCAGGGCATCCGCCGAAAATTCGATACTCCCCGTCCTCGTCAACTTAAGTGACACTCCAAATCTATGATTTGGTTAGTGGAACTTACAAAGTCCTAGTCTGAGTTTCCTTTATCACTCCAAATCTATGATTTGGTTAGTGGAACTTACAAAGTCCTAGTCTGAGTTTCCTTTATCACTCCAAATCTATGATTTGGTTAGTGGAACTTACAAAGTCTTAGTCTTTGTTTCCTCTATCACTTAAGTTCTGGCGCTTTATTTTTTTATAATTTTTTATATCCTCCTTATATTATTTTTTATATGCCTTATTATTTTCTCTCTTATTATATTAATTTATAAGCAAATATTCAATGGAAATATATTTTTTTAACAAAAATTTTGTTTTTACATAGTATAAAATCTAAAACTTTAGCTTATAAATATAAGAAGATTTATAATATCTACCATTTTACTATATTTCTTATTAATTTACCAATTTAATAATATATTTACTATGAATACATATTTTTTTAATATATATTAGAGTATAATAATATTAAAGTTGCTTATTGATTACAAGGAGGGATATTAAAATGAAAAATGAACTTAAAAACATATTTCTTGCGGGAATTGGTTCTGCAGCTGTAACTTATGAAAAAGCTTCAAAACTAGTTGGAGATCTTGTAGAAAAAGGTAAGATCACTGTAGAAGAAGGAAAAGAATTATCCGAAGAATTGAAGAGAAATATAAAAAGCACTACTGAAAATGTAAAATCTAAAGCTGAGGAAATAAAACCTTTAACCAAACAAGACATTAAAGAATTATTAGAAGAAGTAAACTTTGCAACTAAAGACGAAATTAAAGTTTTAAATGAAAAAATATCAGGACTTGAACAAAAGGTTAAATCACTAAACTCTGATAAATAATTGATTTCCCCCATGTTTTAATAGCTGGGGGAAAATTTTATATTAATATTTTACATAATAGAGGTAATGAAATGATAAGAAAATCAGTACGTCGATTTAGACAAATTGTTAAAGTTCTTACTCGTCATGGTTTTGGTTATATTATTGATTCGAAATTAAATAGAGAAAATAAAGCACCAGAAAATTTAAGAAAAGCCTTTGAAGAACTTGGTCCTACTTTTATAAAAATAGGTCAAATATTAAGCACAAGACCAGACATTCTCCCTGCTTCTTATATAGATGAGCTTTCTAAGCTTCAAGATAGTGTTAAGGAAGAATCCTTTGAAGATATAAACAGAGTCTTTTACAAAGAATTTAATAAAAGCATAGATGATATGTTTTTGAAATTTAATAGAAAGCCTTTAGCCTCTGCTTCAATAGCTCAGGTTCATGAAGCAGTTTTAAAAAATGGCAACGAAGTTATAGTAAAGATTCAAAGACCTTATATTTCTGAAAAAATGCGTTTAGATTTATCTATTTTGTCTAAAATATTTTCTTTAACTAAAACAAAGTTTTCAGACTCTCTTATTAACCCAAAGGATGCCATTGATGAATTAATAGAGTCTACTAAAAAAGAGCTTAATTTTAATCTAGAGGCTGAAAATATCAAAAAATTCAGACTTTTAAACAAGACTGTAAAATGCGTTTATGCACCATATATTGTTGAAATTCTCTGCGGTAAAAGAGTTTTGACTATGGAAAAATTAACTGGGTTTAAGATAAATAACATCTCCATGCTTTCAAAAAAGGTTATGACTTAAATGATATAGGTAAAAAACTTGCTTTATCCTATTTTAAACAAATATTTATAGATGGATTTTTTCATGGAGATCCTCACCCTGGAAATCTAATTATAAAAGATGGTGCCATTTGCTTTATAGATTTTGGAATAATGGGAGAAATACTACCTTCCCTTAAAGAAAGTTTAAATGACATGATTTTAGCTATAGCTTATAATGACATAAACAAAATGATATCTGTAGTTTTTTCTATTGGTATAAAAAAAGGCTATATTAACAGAAATAAATTATATGAAGATATTGATTATATATTTGCAAGTTATCTAAATACCACCTTAGAAAACATAAAAATATCTGTTATGCTAGAAGAAATATTTAATACCTGTAAATCAAATAACATCCAGCTTCCAAAGGACTTTACTTTGCTTATTAGAGGACTTGTAATACTTGAAGGTGTGCTTTCTGAAATTTCCCCGGAAATTAAGATTGTAGATATTGCAATACCTTTTGTTAAATCAAATAATAGATTTAGTTTCTTTGAAAATTTAAGCTTTGATGAACTTATTATAAATTCTTATAGCTTTTTAAAAAATGTAAGTAAGCTTCCCGTAAAAACTATAGAATTTATAGACAGTGTCTTAACTGGAAGAGCAAAAATACAATTGGAATTCAAGAACCTTGAAAATCCTATAAGCGAATTAAACAAAATGGCAAACAGAATAACCTTTGCCCTTATTATATCCTCTATGATTATAGGGTCCTCTCTAATACTTAATTCAAGCATAGGTCCTAAAATGTATGATATGTCTATTATAGGCTTGTTCGGGTTTTTAGTCGCTGCAGTACTTGGTTTTTGGCTTTTAATATCTATTATGCGTTCTGGCAAGCTTTAAAATAAGATTTTTCTCTATTCCTCCTTTCTAAATAAAT is part of the Haloimpatiens sp. FM7315 genome and harbors:
- the catA gene encoding type A chloramphenicol O-acetyltransferase is translated as MKFNLIDKDNWKRDPYFRQFMNIVRCSYSMTANIDITNLIKEVKENKIKVYPVLIYMASKIVNSHEEFRTDFNKEGRLGYWESINPCYTVFHKETETFSNIWTEYSSDFKIFYRNYLNDIENFGDIQKYIAKENEEGNTFPVSSIPWTSFTGFNLNIYEEGRYLLPIITFGKYFEQGDKIMLPISLQVHHAVCDGYHGSRFFSEFQELALDYSSWLNY
- a CDS encoding metal-dependent transcriptional regulator, producing the protein MKINESAENYLETILILSNKLPHVRSIDIVEELNFKKSSVSVAMKNLREKEHIVVTKDGFIQLTESGKLIAKTIYERHRFISTWLMQIGVPEEISIQDACKIEHVISKESFEAVKKFVKKHSK
- a CDS encoding ZIP family metal transporter, producing MTLEILKGLLIPFLGTSLGAACVFFMKGKLNSIIQKALMGFAAGVMVAASIWSLLIPALNQSEHLGKLSFLPAALGFWIGILFLLLLDHIIPHLHSNSKTVEGPKSKLKNTTMLVLAVTLHNIPEGMAVGVVYAGWVSGNSQITLMGALVLSIGIAIQNFPEGAIISMPLHAEGNSKSKSFTLGMLSGIVEPIAAFITILATSFITPALPYLLSFAAGAMMYVVIEELIPELSVGKHSNIGTIMFAFGFTIMMILDVALG
- a CDS encoding acyltransferase family protein; its protein translation is MTNLNYGIFSLLYVMAKPAVSIFVCISGIVLFYNYSEKFNVAKYYKKRISSIIIPYITWSLIYLFLSGDMSHIIMILLSGGARFHLWYMGMIIRLLIYFPIILYLSKKVYKSNTFVKIAIFILLVISYYYLNKYQNEICHYIINLIYSNPTKYEKNL
- a CDS encoding cysteine hydrolase family protein, giving the protein MKVAFLIIDMQNGCRDLFCKCKREFDEAVDYINEASELFRSKGLPVIRILDKEVGDDICSKDFQFVDSIDVDDKDIIVYKEYTNAFFKTDLNEILKKLGVDFVVISGFAAEYCVLFSYNGAIENGYGVSLLQNGIAGISYDEVKKMQLIRPVISLEALEYFLN
- a CDS encoding class I SAM-dependent methyltransferase; amino-acid sequence: MRVLEVGAGTGRYSLTIAEKGFQVDAVELIQHNIDIFKSKITESCNIAVRQGNAIDLSCYEDGTFDITLVLGPLYHLFNENDKKQAISEAIRVTKKGGVVFVSYCMNEATIVNWGFQKGNILDGIQKGIVDGDTFKCLSNPSELFEIYRKEEIDELMETYNIGRLHFVATDLFTNHMRNTIDEMDEKMFETYLKYHFSICERTDLLGITHHSLDIFRKK
- a CDS encoding aminoglycoside 6-adenylyltransferase, yielding MRTENEMFDLILGVANRDSRVRAVYMNGSRANSNVKKDIFQDYDIVYVVTETKSFIEYREWINVFGEPIIFQFPDELDRMQGRDVDFKNGYTYLMQFTDGNRIDLHIETMEVLKKEYGKDKLTVPLLDKDNCLPQISEPSDEDYWVKKPTYGQYFSRCNNFWWVAPYCAKGLWRQEILYTIEVMNSYVRQELLTMLSWYAGAQTEFKVSMGKSNKHLKEYLDLEVWTRLMNTFNMSDYNSAWNALITTCELFEEIAIKVGKIFEYEYNHNEAKEVLPL
- the glmS gene encoding glutamine--fructose-6-phosphate transaminase (isomerizing); this encodes MCGIVGYFGKEQATSILVEGLSKLEYRGYDSAGVAVLNDDGKIVVDKCKGRLANLENKLDENPIHGFIGIGHTRWATHGEPSDLNSHPHSNAKGTISVVHNGIIENYIKLREWLMEKGYTFKSETDTEVIPNLIDFYYNGDLLEAVMKTVEKLEGSYALGVVSSEEPDKLIAVRKDSPLIVGVGKGEYFIASDIPAILNHTREVYLLEDKEFVVMDKNGVTILNSNKEKVEKEIYHVTWNADAAEKGGYAHFMLKEIHEQPKAIKDTMTSRIMKNHSIKLDDITITKDQINNIDKIYIVACGTAYHAGVVGKYAIERLARIPVEVDVASEFRYRDPIMNERTLMIVVSQSGETADTLAVLREAKKQNARVIAVTNVVGSTVSREADDVLYTWAGPEIAVASTKAYVTQLIAMYIIALFFAENKNTLSKEELEAIKDEMLLLPEKAKELLENNDKVKTFAEDNYTNRDMFFLGRGLDYAVAMEGSLKLKEISYIHSEAYPAGELKHGPIALIEKGTAVIALATQENLFEKMVSNIKEVKTRGAKVMAFAMEGHKEIEKTVDSAIYIPRTIELLAPVLSVIPLQLLSYYTSIAKGCDVDKPRNLAKSVTVE
- a CDS encoding phasin family protein, with product MKNELKNIFLAGIGSAAVTYEKASKLVGDLVEKGKITVEEGKELSEELKRNIKSTTENVKSKAEEIKPLTKQDIKELLEEVNFATKDEIKVLNEKISGLEQKVKSLNSDK